Proteins from a single region of Lelliottia sp. JS-SCA-14:
- a CDS encoding flavin reductase family protein: MSHFRPVELKHASRLLNHGPTVLITSRDETINRRNVMAAAWSMPVEFEPPRIAIVVDKSAWSRELIERSGMFGIVIPGVAAANWTYAVGSISGRDEDKFNAYGIPAMNGPVLGLPVIEEKCLAWMECRLLPATSAAEKYDTLFGEVVAAAADEMAFVAGRWQFNSDSRNTLHHLGAGTFVTSGKMVKAPE, translated from the coding sequence GTGAGCCACTTCCGCCCCGTCGAATTAAAACATGCGAGCCGTCTTCTGAATCACGGCCCTACGGTGTTGATCACCAGCCGCGACGAGACCATAAACCGACGCAACGTGATGGCTGCCGCCTGGTCAATGCCCGTCGAATTCGAACCACCGCGGATTGCGATCGTGGTCGACAAAAGCGCGTGGTCCCGTGAGCTGATTGAACGCAGCGGGATGTTCGGGATTGTGATTCCGGGTGTCGCTGCAGCGAACTGGACCTACGCCGTCGGCAGCATTAGCGGTCGCGACGAAGACAAGTTCAACGCCTATGGGATCCCGGCGATGAATGGCCCGGTGCTGGGCCTGCCGGTGATTGAAGAGAAGTGTCTGGCGTGGATGGAGTGCCGCCTGTTGCCTGCGACCTCTGCCGCCGAGAAATACGATACGCTGTTTGGCGAAGTGGTGGCCGCTGCGGCAGATGAAATGGCGTTCGTCGCCGGACGCTGGCAGTTCAACAGTGACAGCCGGAATACCTTGCACCACCTGGGGGCGGGAACTTTTGTGACCAGCGGGAAGATGGTGAAAGCGCCGGAGTAA
- the fusA gene encoding elongation factor G: MPRPVPLERYRNIGISAHIDAGKTTTTERILFYTGMSHKLGEVHDGAATTDWMAQEQERGITITSAAVSAFWPGMDRNFEPHRINIIDTPGHVDFTIEVERSMRVLDGAVMVYDSVGGVQPQSETVWRQANKYHVPRLAFVNKMDRPGADFFRVVQMMIDRLKANPVPIVIPVGAEEHFTGVVDLIKMRAILWDDATQGMTFSYGPVPDDLLSTAKIWREKMVSAAAEATDALMDKYLETGDLDEAEIIDGLRQRTIKGEIQPMLCGSAFKNKGVQRMLDAVVELMPSPLDVPAIDGVDEKGQHAERHPSDDEPFSALAFKLMTDPYVGQLTFIRVYSGVLRKGDAVYNPVKGKKERIGRIVQMHANDRHEVDELRAGDIAACVGLKDVTTGDTLSDPDHLITLERMEFPDPVISLAIEPKTKADQEKMGIALQRLAAEDPSFRLHTDEESGQTIISGMGELHLEIIVDRMKREFGVEANIGRPQVTYRETLRKAVKEIEGKFVRQSGGKGQYGHVVLSLEPLEPGSGFKFEDATKGGVVPREYIPSVEKGLREAMNSGVLAGYPVVDVKATLTFGSYHDVDSSEMAFRMAAIFGFKDGARKADPAILEPVMHVEVETPEEYAGNIMGDLSSRRGMVQGMEERFGSQIIRADVPLAEMFGYATTLRSMSQGRATYSMEFHHYAEAPRNVADDIIASRAKG; encoded by the coding sequence ATGCCCCGACCCGTCCCCCTCGAACGTTATCGCAACATCGGTATCTCCGCGCATATCGATGCCGGTAAAACGACCACCACCGAGCGCATTCTGTTTTACACCGGAATGAGCCACAAACTGGGTGAAGTCCACGATGGCGCGGCAACAACTGACTGGATGGCGCAGGAGCAAGAGCGCGGAATCACGATTACGTCCGCCGCCGTGAGCGCTTTCTGGCCTGGCATGGATCGTAATTTTGAACCGCACCGGATCAACATTATCGACACCCCAGGGCACGTGGATTTCACCATCGAAGTGGAACGATCCATGCGCGTCCTTGACGGCGCGGTGATGGTCTATGACTCCGTCGGCGGCGTGCAGCCGCAGTCGGAAACCGTCTGGCGGCAGGCGAATAAATATCACGTCCCGCGCCTGGCGTTCGTCAACAAAATGGACCGCCCGGGAGCCGATTTCTTCCGCGTGGTACAGATGATGATTGACCGCCTGAAGGCCAATCCGGTGCCGATTGTCATTCCTGTCGGCGCAGAAGAGCACTTCACCGGCGTGGTCGATCTCATTAAAATGCGCGCCATTTTGTGGGACGACGCGACGCAGGGCATGACCTTTAGCTACGGTCCTGTGCCGGACGATCTGCTGAGCACCGCGAAGATCTGGCGGGAAAAAATGGTCTCCGCCGCGGCGGAAGCCACGGACGCGCTGATGGATAAATACCTGGAAACGGGCGATCTGGACGAAGCCGAAATCATCGACGGGCTGCGCCAGCGCACCATCAAAGGCGAGATCCAACCGATGCTGTGCGGGAGTGCCTTTAAAAACAAAGGCGTGCAGCGCATGCTCGACGCGGTTGTCGAACTGATGCCGTCGCCCCTCGACGTTCCGGCCATTGATGGCGTGGACGAAAAAGGGCAACACGCCGAGCGCCATCCGAGCGATGACGAACCCTTCTCGGCGCTGGCGTTCAAGCTGATGACCGACCCGTACGTTGGCCAGCTGACCTTTATCCGCGTCTATTCCGGCGTGCTGAGAAAAGGCGATGCGGTCTACAACCCGGTGAAAGGCAAGAAAGAGCGTATCGGACGTATCGTGCAGATGCATGCCAACGACCGTCATGAAGTCGATGAACTGCGCGCGGGGGATATCGCCGCCTGCGTCGGGCTGAAAGATGTCACGACGGGTGACACCCTGAGCGATCCGGATCACCTGATCACGCTTGAGCGCATGGAGTTCCCGGACCCGGTCATTTCCCTGGCGATTGAGCCGAAAACCAAGGCCGATCAGGAGAAAATGGGGATCGCGCTGCAGCGTCTGGCGGCAGAAGATCCGTCGTTCCGCCTGCACACGGACGAGGAGTCAGGCCAGACGATCATCTCCGGGATGGGCGAGCTGCATCTGGAAATTATCGTCGACCGCATGAAGCGCGAGTTTGGCGTCGAAGCGAACATTGGCCGCCCGCAGGTGACCTATCGCGAGACGCTACGCAAAGCGGTGAAAGAGATCGAAGGTAAATTTGTGCGCCAGTCCGGCGGGAAAGGGCAGTACGGGCATGTGGTTCTGAGCCTCGAACCCCTGGAGCCTGGCAGCGGCTTTAAATTTGAAGATGCCACCAAAGGCGGCGTGGTGCCGCGCGAGTATATTCCGTCTGTGGAAAAAGGCCTGCGCGAAGCCATGAACAGCGGCGTGCTGGCGGGTTATCCGGTGGTGGACGTGAAAGCGACCCTGACGTTTGGTTCGTATCACGACGTCGACTCCTCGGAAATGGCCTTCCGCATGGCGGCGATCTTCGGCTTTAAAGACGGCGCGCGCAAAGCGGATCCGGCGATTCTGGAACCGGTGATGCACGTCGAGGTGGAAACGCCGGAAGAGTACGCCGGGAACATTATGGGCGATCTCTCTTCTCGCCGCGGAATGGTGCAGGGCATGGAAGAGCGGTTCGGCAGCCAGATTATTCGCGCTGACGTCCCGCTGGCTGAGATGTTTGGTTATGCGACCACATTGCGATCCATGTCGCAGGGCCGGGCAACCTACAGCATGGAGTTCCACCATTACGCCGAAGCGCCGCGCAACGTGGCGGACGACATTATTGCCAGCCGCGCGAAAGGGTAG
- a CDS encoding ArsR/SmtB family transcription factor gives MIANHPEPEQITLENVLLALGNPLRLEILRLLADGSELSCNALRPEEIAKSTMTHHWRVLRDSGVIWQRPQGRENMISLRREDLDARFPGLLDTLLRVM, from the coding sequence ATGATCGCCAACCACCCCGAACCTGAACAAATCACGCTGGAAAATGTGCTGTTAGCCCTCGGCAACCCGCTGCGACTGGAGATCCTCCGCCTGCTCGCCGACGGCAGCGAACTGAGCTGCAACGCCCTGCGTCCGGAAGAAATAGCCAAATCGACAATGACCCACCACTGGCGCGTCCTGCGTGACAGCGGCGTGATCTGGCAGCGCCCGCAGGGACGCGAGAATATGATTTCGTTGCGAAGAGAAGACCTGGACGCCCGTTTTCCGGGGCTGTTAGATACGTTGTTGCGGGTGATGTAG
- a CDS encoding MBL fold metallo-hydrolase — MTLLQTFQAPMVNRIKIGNMLVTMLSDGYLDASFELLSGIDGSRAEALLQQRGVSTLPRMNINVYVIQTGNQTILVDSGAGNFKGWGGRLPVALAAAGIDPLQIDTILLTHAHPDHIGGIAGPLNTPLFRHVERVYIHEKELAFWRNQTVQASAPGAFNPSFVLAQNALAAYEQKLVPFSQEDIVTGIQAVPLPGHTPGHTGYLVGSGQESLLIWGDIVHFPHIQVEHPEVTIAFDTDPATAAATRKRLLERIVTDNISVTGMHFNSPVTGSVKRDDAHFTLQYDGWSPEV; from the coding sequence ATGACGTTACTGCAGACATTTCAGGCACCCATGGTTAACCGTATAAAAATTGGCAATATGCTGGTGACTATGCTCAGCGATGGGTATCTGGATGCTTCATTTGAACTTCTGTCGGGAATCGATGGTTCCAGAGCCGAAGCACTCCTTCAACAGCGTGGCGTCTCTACATTGCCGCGCATGAATATCAACGTGTACGTTATTCAGACCGGTAATCAAACGATCCTCGTGGACAGCGGCGCCGGGAATTTTAAAGGCTGGGGCGGACGTTTGCCGGTCGCGCTGGCGGCGGCAGGGATTGATCCTCTGCAAATAGACACCATCCTGCTCACCCACGCGCACCCCGATCATATTGGTGGGATTGCGGGCCCGTTAAATACGCCACTCTTTCGCCATGTTGAAAGGGTGTATATCCACGAGAAAGAGCTGGCCTTCTGGCGCAATCAAACGGTCCAGGCGAGTGCCCCTGGCGCGTTTAATCCTTCCTTCGTGCTTGCCCAGAATGCGCTTGCTGCTTACGAGCAGAAACTGGTGCCGTTCTCTCAGGAGGATATTGTGACGGGGATTCAGGCAGTTCCGTTACCCGGACACACCCCAGGCCATACCGGGTATCTGGTCGGTAGCGGTCAGGAGTCATTATTAATCTGGGGCGATATTGTGCATTTCCCACATATCCAGGTTGAGCATCCAGAAGTGACCATTGCGTTTGATACCGATCCAGCCACCGCTGCAGCCACTCGTAAACGCCTGCTGGAAAGGATTGTCACCGATAATATAAGCGTAACGGGCATGCATTTTAATTCACCGGTTACAGGTAGCGTGAAAAGAGATGATGCACATTTCACGCTGCAATATGACGGGTGGTCTCCAGAAGTTTGA
- the pptA gene encoding tautomerase PptA — protein sequence MPHVDIKCFPRDLNEEQKTALAADIAEVIIRHFNSKDASVSVALNQVQQEDWKAQVWDTEIGPKLDKLIKKPGYSM from the coding sequence ATGCCACACGTCGATATCAAATGTTTTCCCCGCGACCTGAACGAAGAACAAAAAACCGCCCTGGCAGCGGACATCGCCGAAGTGATAATTCGTCATTTCAACAGCAAAGACGCTTCCGTTTCCGTTGCCCTGAACCAGGTGCAACAGGAAGACTGGAAAGCGCAGGTTTGGGATACGGAGATCGGCCCGAAACTGGATAAGCTGATTAAGAAGCCTGGCTATTCGATGTAA
- a CDS encoding glutathione S-transferase family protein, whose product MINVYGVPGWGSAISEVMLTLADIPYRYINVEGFDSPGPQRVLLEKLNPLCQVPTLELENGAVMSETAAIGLMILDRCLDLAPPVGHPDRAQFQRLLIWLVANVYPTFTYADYPERWTPDAPDQLRENCMAYRKSLYLWLDNHLKAAPWAFGEQLTLIDVYIAVMRTWGPRHEWFAANTPHITAIADSVCQLPELHKVLKANDII is encoded by the coding sequence ATGATCAATGTGTACGGCGTACCCGGCTGGGGATCGGCCATCAGCGAAGTGATGCTCACCTTGGCCGATATTCCCTATCGGTACATCAATGTGGAGGGGTTTGACTCGCCCGGTCCGCAGCGTGTTCTGCTGGAGAAGCTTAATCCTCTGTGTCAGGTTCCGACGCTGGAGCTGGAAAACGGCGCGGTGATGAGCGAAACGGCGGCCATCGGGCTGATGATTCTCGATCGTTGCCTGGATCTCGCGCCACCGGTGGGCCATCCGGACCGGGCGCAGTTCCAACGCCTGCTGATCTGGCTGGTCGCCAATGTCTATCCTACCTTCACTTACGCCGACTACCCGGAACGCTGGACGCCCGACGCGCCGGACCAGCTGCGGGAAAACTGCATGGCGTATCGCAAATCACTCTATCTGTGGCTGGATAACCATCTTAAAGCCGCGCCCTGGGCGTTCGGCGAGCAGCTTACGCTGATTGACGTCTACATCGCGGTGATGCGCACCTGGGGCCCGCGCCATGAATGGTTTGCCGCCAACACGCCGCATATTACCGCTATCGCCGATTCCGTCTGTCAGCTGCCAGAACTGCACAAGGTGTTAAAGGCGAACGACATTATCTGA
- a CDS encoding transporter substrate-binding domain-containing protein encodes MKYGFLALLGVVSVSQASIDLKANEQPLPVAVDQAAIARIPQGYKFVEPGTLTVAISALNSPPLALLASDNRTRIGSDPDIARLLAGSLGLKLKLVPTAWEDWPLGISSGRYDVALVNIAVTEQRKEKFDFATYRVDSLAFSVKSTSDVQSIKTAEDLAGKKVIVGSGTNQERILLGWNEENKQAGREPALPVYLTDDASGNLYIQSGRADVFFGPQSVSAYKAALTGKTRVVGLGPKKAYVATTTKKGNELVYALQAALDGAIQRGEYQQVLARWGEQGEGVAQSEVNPPGITY; translated from the coding sequence ATGAAATACGGATTTCTGGCGCTGCTGGGCGTCGTATCAGTGAGCCAGGCGAGTATTGATTTAAAAGCGAACGAGCAGCCGCTGCCTGTCGCGGTCGATCAGGCGGCGATCGCCAGGATCCCGCAGGGGTATAAGTTTGTTGAGCCGGGCACATTGACGGTGGCGATTTCCGCCCTGAACTCTCCGCCGCTGGCGTTGCTCGCCAGCGATAACCGCACCCGCATTGGCAGCGACCCGGATATCGCCCGGCTGCTGGCGGGGAGTCTCGGGTTAAAACTCAAACTGGTGCCGACGGCGTGGGAGGACTGGCCTCTTGGGATCAGCTCCGGGCGTTACGACGTGGCGCTGGTGAATATCGCCGTGACCGAGCAGCGCAAAGAGAAGTTTGATTTCGCCACCTATCGCGTCGATTCCCTGGCCTTTTCGGTGAAATCCACCAGCGACGTGCAGTCGATCAAAACCGCCGAAGATCTGGCGGGTAAAAAAGTGATCGTCGGCTCCGGGACTAATCAGGAGCGCATCCTGCTCGGCTGGAACGAGGAGAACAAACAGGCCGGGCGCGAGCCTGCGCTGCCGGTGTATCTGACGGATGACGCCTCGGGGAATTTGTATATCCAGTCCGGGCGGGCGGACGTGTTCTTCGGCCCGCAGTCGGTTTCGGCTTATAAAGCGGCGCTGACGGGGAAAACCCGCGTGGTGGGCCTGGGGCCGAAAAAGGCCTACGTCGCCACGACGACGAAAAAGGGCAACGAGCTGGTGTATGCCCTGCAGGCCGCGCTCGACGGGGCGATTCAGCGCGGGGAGTATCAGCAGGTGCTGGCGCGCTGGGGCGAGCAGGGTGAGGGCGTGGCGCAGTCCGAGGTCAATCCGCCGGGCATCACCTACTGA
- a CDS encoding amino acid ABC transporter ATP-binding protein: protein MPASPEGHISITGVSKFFGRHKALDNVSLEIPPGSVTVILGPSGSGKSTLLRTINHLERVDEGFIQIDGDYIGYRRQGDKLYELKEKEILKQRVNVGYVFQNFNLFPHLTVLENLIEAPIAHKQLSRKEAVERAFGLLDVVGLREKADAWSRHLSGGQQQRIAIARALALRPRVMLFDEPTSALDPELVGEVLDVIKKLARSGTTLVVVTHEIGFAREVADQVVFMVDGKIVEQGSSDEVLNRPSHARTRQFLSKVL from the coding sequence ATGCCAGCCTCTCCTGAAGGACATATTTCAATCACCGGTGTCAGTAAGTTCTTTGGCCGCCACAAGGCGCTGGATAACGTGTCGCTGGAAATCCCGCCCGGTTCGGTGACGGTGATCCTTGGGCCCTCCGGTTCCGGTAAATCGACGCTGCTGCGCACCATTAACCATCTGGAGCGCGTCGACGAAGGGTTTATTCAGATCGACGGGGATTACATCGGCTATCGCCGCCAGGGCGACAAGCTGTATGAGCTGAAAGAGAAAGAGATCCTCAAACAGCGCGTTAACGTCGGATACGTGTTCCAGAACTTCAACCTGTTCCCGCATCTCACGGTGCTGGAGAACCTGATCGAGGCCCCGATTGCGCACAAACAATTAAGCCGCAAAGAGGCGGTCGAGCGGGCTTTCGGCCTGCTGGATGTGGTCGGTTTGCGCGAGAAAGCCGACGCCTGGTCGCGCCATCTGTCCGGCGGGCAGCAGCAGCGCATCGCCATCGCCCGTGCGCTGGCCCTGCGACCGCGCGTGATGCTGTTTGATGAACCGACGTCGGCGCTCGACCCGGAGCTGGTAGGCGAGGTGCTCGACGTGATCAAAAAGCTCGCCCGATCCGGCACTACGCTGGTGGTGGTGACGCACGAGATCGGATTTGCCCGCGAAGTGGCGGATCAGGTGGTGTTTATGGTCGACGGCAAAATCGTCGAGCAGGGCAGCAGCGACGAGGTGTTAAACCGTCCATCCCATGCGCGAACGCGCCAGTTCCTGTCGAAAGTGCTGTAA
- a CDS encoding amino acid ABC transporter permease, translating to MNNNVETIKVVPARYPWRTVGAIAALFVLAVVVQSVAFNPRWEWGVFARWFFDPVILEGVGQTLLLTLIGTALSVVLGGMLALARLSSSWLLSSLAFGYIWLFRSLPLIVVLIILYNFSYLYDTLSLGVPFTSITWGKFETINVLGQFSTAVVGLTLVQSAYTAEIIRGGFLGVDHGQYEAAAALGLPAWRRTLRIILPQALRTILPSGFNEIISLAKGTAMVYVLAMPELFYTIQMIYNRTQEVIPLLMVGAAWYLVITTVLSAIQHVVERGLARSERRSAVNQSRASARTRSVTPAQEPIHASLS from the coding sequence ATGAACAACAACGTTGAAACCATCAAAGTGGTCCCGGCGCGCTACCCGTGGCGCACCGTCGGGGCGATTGCCGCGCTGTTTGTGCTGGCCGTCGTCGTTCAGTCGGTGGCCTTTAATCCGCGCTGGGAGTGGGGCGTGTTTGCGCGCTGGTTCTTTGATCCGGTGATTCTGGAAGGGGTCGGGCAAACTCTGCTCCTGACCCTGATCGGCACGGCCCTGAGCGTGGTGCTGGGCGGGATGTTAGCCCTGGCGAGGCTGTCCTCGTCGTGGCTGTTGAGCAGCCTGGCGTTTGGCTACATCTGGCTGTTCCGCTCGCTGCCGCTGATCGTGGTGTTGATCATCCTCTATAACTTTTCATATCTCTACGACACGCTCTCACTCGGCGTGCCGTTCACCAGCATCACCTGGGGTAAATTTGAGACCATCAACGTGCTGGGGCAATTTTCCACCGCCGTGGTTGGCCTGACCCTGGTGCAGAGCGCCTACACCGCCGAGATCATCCGCGGCGGCTTCTTAGGTGTCGATCACGGGCAGTACGAAGCGGCTGCTGCGCTGGGTTTACCTGCCTGGCGTCGCACGCTGCGCATTATCCTGCCGCAGGCGCTGCGCACCATTTTACCGTCCGGGTTTAATGAGATTATCAGCCTCGCGAAAGGCACTGCGATGGTGTACGTCCTCGCGATGCCGGAGCTGTTCTACACCATTCAGATGATCTACAACCGCACCCAGGAAGTGATCCCGTTATTGATGGTCGGTGCGGCCTGGTATCTGGTCATTACCACCGTCTTATCCGCGATTCAGCATGTGGTAGAGCGCGGTTTGGCTCGCAGCGAACGCCGCTCGGCGGTGAATCAGTCCCGCGCCAGCGCACGCACCCGTTCCGTTACCCCAGCACAGGAGCCAATCCATGCCAGCCTCTCCTGA
- a CDS encoding GNAT family N-acetyltransferase: MSDLFRDVSPEDADLQPIIDGLFGEYAARYGDYFSKDAEIELTEWYLAPQGLFIVLERDGEIIATGAYKPFDEQTAEIKRIWTNKTLRQQGLAARVVQELERRAVLAGYSGIYLTTGFRQPEAVKLYLSQGYAPQFDLDRDPEEYSQPPFDGRLRFTKTLVREAFSKSA; encoded by the coding sequence ATGAGCGATCTTTTTCGCGACGTTTCGCCGGAAGACGCCGATCTTCAGCCCATCATTGATGGGCTGTTCGGAGAGTACGCGGCGCGTTATGGCGATTACTTTTCCAAAGACGCCGAAATCGAACTGACCGAGTGGTATCTCGCACCGCAGGGGCTGTTTATCGTCCTGGAGCGCGACGGCGAGATCATCGCCACCGGCGCCTACAAACCCTTTGACGAACAGACGGCGGAAATCAAACGCATCTGGACCAATAAAACCCTGCGCCAGCAGGGGCTGGCCGCGCGCGTGGTGCAGGAGCTGGAGCGCCGGGCGGTGCTGGCGGGTTACAGCGGCATTTATCTCACCACCGGTTTTCGTCAGCCGGAGGCGGTGAAGTTGTATCTGAGCCAGGGCTACGCGCCGCAGTTCGATCTCGACCGCGACCCGGAAGAGTACAGCCAGCCGCCGTTTGACGGGCGTCTGCGCTTCACCAAAACGCTGGTACGCGAAGCGTTCAGTAAATCCGCATGA
- a CDS encoding M20 peptidase aminoacylase family protein, with amino-acid sequence MSLGQQLIDWRRELHRHPELSGQEVETTARLRQWLSDAGITVLPYDLHTGIVAEIGKGQKQIALRADIDALPIEERSGVEFSSQNPGVMHACGHDIHTSVILGAALQLKAREASLPGRVRILFQPAEENFGGAKSLVRAGALQDVSAIFGMHNEPGLPVGAFATRGGPFYANVDRFVIRVTGKGAHAARPHEGSDAILLASQLVTGLQSVASRNVNTLDSVVLSVTRIEGGNTWNVLPESVELEGTLRTHRIEVQQNVKARVGEIAAGFASAFNAQIDITWYAGPTALVNDERWADFATSVARETGYETQHAELHMGGEDFAVYLQHIPGAFVSIGSNSPFGLHHPGFNPDEALIEPAAHYFSQLAEKALHQI; translated from the coding sequence ATGAGCCTCGGACAACAGCTGATTGACTGGCGACGTGAACTGCATCGCCATCCTGAACTGTCAGGACAGGAAGTCGAAACCACCGCCCGTCTGCGCCAGTGGCTGTCGGACGCCGGGATCACCGTCCTGCCATACGATCTTCACACCGGCATTGTGGCAGAGATCGGCAAAGGGCAGAAACAAATTGCCCTGCGCGCGGATATTGATGCGCTGCCAATCGAAGAGCGCAGCGGCGTGGAATTCAGCTCGCAAAATCCGGGGGTGATGCACGCCTGCGGCCACGATATTCATACCAGCGTCATTCTCGGTGCAGCGTTGCAGCTCAAGGCTCGCGAAGCTTCGCTGCCCGGTCGCGTGCGTATTCTGTTCCAGCCCGCTGAAGAGAATTTCGGCGGTGCGAAAAGCCTGGTCCGCGCCGGTGCGTTGCAGGATGTGAGCGCTATTTTTGGGATGCATAACGAGCCGGGCCTTCCCGTTGGCGCGTTTGCCACGCGTGGCGGGCCGTTTTATGCCAACGTCGACAGGTTTGTGATCCGCGTGACGGGCAAAGGCGCCCACGCCGCTCGTCCGCATGAAGGGTCAGACGCGATCCTGCTCGCCAGCCAGCTGGTTACCGGCCTGCAAAGTGTCGCCAGCCGGAACGTCAACACGCTGGATTCCGTGGTGCTGAGCGTGACGCGCATCGAGGGCGGCAATACCTGGAACGTACTGCCGGAAAGCGTCGAGCTGGAAGGGACGCTGCGCACCCATCGCATCGAAGTGCAGCAGAACGTCAAAGCCCGCGTCGGCGAGATCGCCGCCGGGTTTGCCAGCGCTTTCAACGCTCAGATTGATATCACCTGGTACGCCGGACCGACGGCGCTGGTCAATGACGAGCGCTGGGCCGATTTTGCCACTTCGGTCGCGCGTGAAACCGGCTATGAAACCCAGCACGCGGAGCTGCATATGGGCGGCGAAGATTTTGCCGTCTATCTCCAGCATATTCCTGGCGCGTTCGTCAGTATCGGGAGTAACAGTCCTTTCGGTCTGCATCATCCGGGCTTTAATCCGGACGAGGCATTGATCGAACCCGCCGCGCACTATTTCTCGCAGCTTGCAGAAAAAGCACTCCATCAAATTTAA
- a CDS encoding LLM class flavin-dependent oxidoreductase, translating into MSWRISILDKSPVAMNETAADALARTLSLAKQAEALGFHRFWIAEHHNTAQLASPSPELLIAWILGQTKHIRVGSGGVMLQHYSPYKVAENFNVLASLAPGRVDLGVGKAPGGLPLSTRALQVGLHQDEKGDFADQLTQLNHWLTPSADEQDDSVKATPLPSAPAEKFLLGASVESALLAAKLGWNFVFAAHLNGDVNLLREVLETWRAHSALSVTVAVQAIVAPTQAQADALAEKVEVWGVELANGQRVTVASEEQAYAFARQAGSEPLRIARRAQSLIKGTAESVLDELETLHQTWGIDEFIIDTPVADGLARTQSLRLLAQAKSAGEVLA; encoded by the coding sequence ATGTCCTGGCGAATCAGCATTCTGGATAAAAGCCCCGTCGCGATGAACGAAACGGCAGCCGATGCGCTGGCGCGCACCTTAAGTCTGGCAAAACAGGCCGAAGCGCTGGGTTTTCACCGCTTCTGGATTGCCGAGCACCACAATACCGCTCAGCTGGCCAGCCCGTCTCCTGAGCTGCTTATTGCCTGGATTCTGGGACAGACAAAGCACATCCGCGTCGGCTCCGGCGGCGTGATGCTCCAGCATTACAGCCCCTATAAAGTGGCGGAAAATTTCAATGTGCTGGCATCACTTGCCCCAGGCCGCGTCGATCTCGGCGTCGGCAAAGCGCCCGGTGGCTTGCCGCTCTCCACCCGCGCCCTACAGGTGGGTTTGCATCAGGATGAGAAGGGCGATTTTGCCGATCAGCTGACGCAGCTGAATCACTGGCTCACCCCGTCGGCGGATGAGCAGGACGACAGCGTCAAAGCCACGCCGCTCCCGTCTGCGCCAGCGGAGAAATTCCTGCTGGGTGCCAGCGTGGAAAGCGCGCTGCTCGCCGCAAAACTCGGCTGGAACTTTGTCTTTGCCGCGCACCTCAACGGGGATGTGAATCTTCTGCGCGAGGTGCTGGAAACCTGGCGCGCCCACAGTGCGCTGAGTGTGACCGTGGCGGTGCAGGCGATCGTCGCACCGACCCAGGCGCAGGCCGATGCGCTGGCAGAAAAAGTGGAAGTGTGGGGCGTGGAGCTGGCGAACGGCCAGCGGGTGACCGTCGCCAGCGAAGAGCAGGCCTACGCCTTCGCGCGTCAGGCGGGAAGCGAACCGTTGCGTATCGCCCGTCGCGCCCAGTCGCTGATCAAAGGCACGGCGGAATCGGTACTCGACGAGCTGGAAACCCTGCATCAGACCTGGGGCATCGACGAATTTATTATCGATACGCCCGTGGCGGACGGCCTCGCCCGCACGCAATCCCTGCGCCTGCTGGCGCAGGCGAAATCCGCCGGGGAGGTGCTGGCATGA